One genomic region from Colletotrichum lupini chromosome 7, complete sequence encodes:
- a CDS encoding proline dehydrogenase produces MPEYANENHKTQLGTDYPSSIDPTMAERPQMTLAESLSFGQKPSEARLSIPTPARIPLAGLIGFGIGTTLGLAHGGRIAQLRFRAEHAHKMPTTTTGWYLYHKSKNYHTMYGGLREGLTMGARLSFWTLMAFGLESTIDRYRGQSDLISTVSASLTVAGTFSLWSRSTPSHAGASRTARYGLLFGLVYGGLQDAVGLARGRPIGYVESLRRRFGSGKTPKADQPQSGEGIRMLLRRPNQYGLAGPMPRETETVYHRTSPQYPTPARNVRVAEYPGRIETILMEPNRTAITGQGHSPMGGFANCSASSPGSVQTLRLRFRLQSAISLRHKTSTNNSSSWPLTLAYLRLRYSPVVEYTGMFAPTQQYSIALRRRPLHAAFLSSASRAGFRQHGSFPPMSTLERSIHLSTRRPLLNNQLLDADTTPTHLALERKTPSSTIISSSPPSMGPPKPLSILPLNVIVRSLLTSTISSSPTLLPPSLWLMSVLAHATNPLLNPDKNPLLRFFLKKTFYAQFCAGETPAEVGRTIKGLKDIGFSGVILGYAKEVALTNAQKKELGACSQGKIAEECIRNEIIPWATGTLKTVQLAEPGDFVALKFTGAGRQALDSLAERLPRSAALTDAINSVCSLASERGVRLLFDAEQASLQPVIDDWTMEYMRKYNTAPRQALVYGTYQAYLKSTPETLSRHLRVAREEGFTLGVKLVRGAYIGTDPRHLIHETKEGTDACYDGIAESLLKKQWGNVLQGDLRMPSISLIIASHNAESVRLARKICIDGEACTEVVFAQLQGMADEVSCELVCPTGSGNMRERKRAESRAIEAYKYLVWGSTGECMKYLLRRAHENRDAVQRTRSGRNAMFSELVRRMKSSIGVSV; encoded by the exons ATGCCTGAATATGCCAATGAAAACCACAAAACACAACTCGGAACCGATTATCCTTCCAGTATCGATCCCACCATGGCCGAACGACCGCAGATGACGTTGGCCGAGAGCCTCAGTTTCGGCCAGAAGCCTTCCGAGGCACGCCTCTCCATCCCGACACCAGCACGAATCCCGCTCGCAGGGCTTATTGGATTTGGTATCGGAACTACTCTGGGTCTCGCCCATGGAGGTCGCATAGCTCAGCTGCGCTTCCGTGCTGAGCACGCGCACAAGATGCCAACAACGACGACCGGATGGTATCTCTACCACAAAAGCAAGAACTACCACACCATGTACGGCGGCCTCAGGGAAGGCTTGACCATGGGAGCCAGACTTAGTTTCTGGACCCTCATGGCCTTTGGCTTGGAGAGCACCATCGACCGGTATCGAGGCCAGAGCGATCTCATCAGTACCGTCTCCGCCAGTTTGACCGTGGCCGGTACTTTCAGTCTGTGGAGTAGGTCAACTCCGTCCCATGCAGGCGCAT CTCGCACAGCAAGATATGGCCTCCTCTTTGGACTGGTATACGGTGGATTACAAGACGCTGTTGGTCTTGCTCGGGGCCGTCCCATTGGCTATGTGGAATCTCTACGCAGGCGGTTTGGATCTGGCAAGACACCGAAGGCCGATCAGCCTCAGAGTG GAGAAGGAATCCGCATGCTATTGCGCCGCCCGAATCAATATGGCCTAGCTGGCCCTATGCCGCGCGAAACTGAGACAGTGTACCACAGGACATCGCCGCAGTACCCTACGCCTGCCCGA AATGTTCGAGTCGCAGAATATCCTGGTCGCATCGAAACCATCTTGATGGAACCCAATCGCACCGCCATCACAGGTCAAGGCCATTCGCCAATGGGAGGCTTCGCAAATTGCTCTGCATCATCGCCAGGGTCCGTCCAAACGCTCCGCCTCCGCTTCCGGCTACAGTCGGCTATCTCTCTGAGGCACAAGACCTCCAC CAATAACTCATCTTCTTGGCCATTGACACTGGCCTACCTGAGATTACGGTACAGTCC GGTCGTCGAGTaca CGGGCATGTTTGCACCTACTCAACAATACAGCATTGCTCTTAGGAGAAGACCATTGCATGCCGCCTTCCTATCGTCTGCCTCGCGCGCTGGATTTCGGCAACATGGCAGCTTCCCTCCCATGAGTACATTGGAAAGATCCATCCATCTGTCTACGAGGCGGCCTTTGTTGAATAATCAGCTCTTAGACGCAGACACGACACCTACACACCTGGCACTCGAACGTAAGACACCATCATCGACAATAATATCCTCATCACCACCATCAATGGGCCCACCAAAACCCTTATCCATCCTTCCACTGAACGTCATCGTCCGCTCCCTACTGACATCAACAATATCCTCCTCGCCTACCCTTCTTCCGCCCTCGCTATGGCTAATGTCCGTCCTTGCACACGCTACCAATCCACTGCTCAACCCAGACAAGAACCCGCTCCTGCGTTTCTTCCTAAAGAAAACATTTTACGCACAGTTCTGCGCCGGAGAAACTCCAGCCGAAGTTGGTCGAACCATCAAGGGTCTCAAGGACATTGGGTTCTCGGGTGTCATACTGGGATACGCAAAGGAGGTTGCCTTGACCAACGCTCAGAAAAAGGAATTGGGTGCTTGTAGCCAAGGCAAGATTGCGGAAGAGTGCATTCGCAATGAGATTATTCCTTGGGCCACAGGTACCTTGAAGACAGTACAGCTGGCAGAACCAGGAGACTTTGTTGCTCTCAA ATTTACTGGTGCCGGTCGTCAAGCACTAGATTCTCTCGCAGAACGTTTGCCACGTTCTGCCGCCCTGACCGACGCCATCAACTCCGTCTGCTCTCTCGCTTCCGAGCGTGGTGTTCGCCTCTTGTTCGACGCTGAGCAGGCCTCTCTGCAGCCTGTTATCGACGATTGGACCATGGAGTACATGCGAAAGTACAATACCGCCCCAAGGCAAGCACTTGTCTACGGGACGTATCAGGCGTACCTAAAGTCAACCCCAGAGACGCTCTCAAGACATCTTCGAGTCGCAAGAGAAGAAGGCTTCACCTTGGGCGTAAAGCTTGTGCGCGGTGCATACATTGGAACCGACCCGAGACATCTCATCCACGAAACGAAAGAAGGCACGGATGCCTGCTACGATGGCATTGCCGAAAGTCTCCTCAAGAAACAATGGGGAAATGTTTTGCAGGGTGATCTCCGAATGCCATCAATCAGCTTGATCATTGCTTCCCACAATGCTGAGTCCGTCAGGCTGGCTCGAAAAATTTGTATCGATGGGGAAGCTTGTACTGAGGTAGTCTTTGCACAATTGCAAGGCATGGCGGACGAAGTTAGCTGCGAGCTAGTCTGTCCGACAGGTTCGGGCAATATGCGGGAGCGGAAGAGAGCAGAGTCCCGGGCCATCGAAGCGTACAAGTATCTCGTTTGGGGGTCGACTGGAGAATGCATGAAGTATCTCTTAAGAAGAGCGCATGAAAATCGGGATGCGGTACAGCGAACACGAAGTGGACGCAATGCGATGTTCAGTGAATTGGTGAGGAGAATGAAGAGTAGTATTGGGGTATCCGTCTAA
- a CDS encoding endothiapepsin has protein sequence MTGSSFVSALTAGLALASSVAALPAGAQQERGFTVEQIKNPRYVRSGPLALAKAYRKYKAPLPADLAAVVANISSAGLVERATGSVAANPQEYDVEYLSPVQIGTPAQTLNLDFDTGSSDLWVFSTSTPASQRNGQTVYDPSKSSTASRLSGATCSSGIVYKDTVTVGGLTVTGQAVEAASTVSDSFTSESDLDGLLGLGFSNINTVSPTQQTTFFDTAKSKLDSFLFTADLKHGTAGKYNFGYIDSTAYTGSITYTSVNSANGWWQFTSSGYQVGSASFVSSSVTGIADTGTTLLLLPQAIVTAYYAKITGAKYDSSQGGYTFPCSATVPSFTFGVGTARITIPASYMNYAPISTSTCFGGLQSNAGIGISIYGDIALKAAFVVFNGSTKQLGWAVKTL, from the exons ATGACTGGCTCATCCTTCGTCTCGGCCCTCACGGCCGGCCTTGCCCTGGCCTCCTCCGTCGCCGCCCTCCCCGCTGGTGCCCAGCAGGAGAGAGGCTTCACCGTCGAGCAGATCAAGAACCCCCGCTACGTCCGCTCCGGCcccctcgccctcgccaaGGCCTACCGCAAGTACAAGGCCCCTCTCCCCGCCGACCTCGCTGCCGTTGTCGCCAACATCAGCTCTGCCGGCCTCGTCGAGCGTGCCACTGGCAGTGTCGCTGCCAACCCCCAGGAGTACGATGTCGAGTACCTGAGCCCCGTCCAGATCGGCACCCCGGCCCAGACCCTCAACCTCGACTTCGACACCGGCTCCTCCGACCTGTGGGTCTTCTCGACCTCCACCCCGGCCAGCCAGCGCAACGGCCAGACCGTCTACGACCCCTCCAAGTCTTCCACCGCCTCCCGCCTCTCCGGCGCCACCTG CTCCAGCGGTATCGTCTACAAGGACACCGTCACCGTCGGCGGTCTGACCGTTACCGGCCAGGCCGTCGAGGCTGCCTCCACCGTCTCGGACTCCTTCACCTCCGAGAGCGACCTGGACGGTCTCCTTGGTCTCGGCTTCAGCAACATTAACACCGTCTCGCCCACCCAGCAGACCACCTTCTTCGACACTGCCAAGTCTAAGTTGGACTCTTTCCTCTTCACTGCTGACCTGAAGCACGGCACGG CCGGCAAGTACAACTTCGGTTACATTGATAGCACCGCCTACACTGGTTCCATCACCTACACCTCCGTCAACTCCGCCAACGGATGGTGGCAGTTCACCTCCTCCGGCTACCAGGTCGGCTCCGCCAGCTTCGTCTCCAGCTCCGTCACCGGTATTGCTGACACCGGCACCacccttctcctccttcccCAGGCCATCGTCACCGCCTACTACGCCAAGATCACCGGTGCCAAGTACGACTCTTCCCAGGGTGGTTACACTTTCCCCTGCTCCGCGACCGTCCCCTCCTTCACCTTCGGCGTCGGTACCGCTCGCATCACCATCCCCGCCAGCTACATGAACTACGCTCCCATCAGCACCTCCACCTGCTTCGGTGGCCTTCAGAGCAACGCCGGCATCGGCATCTCCATCTACGGTGACATTGCCCTCAAGGCTGCCTTCGTTGTCTTCAACGGCAGCACCAAGCAGCTTGGCTGGGCCGTCAAGACCCTCTAA
- a CDS encoding kinesin motor domain-containing protein: MVVDPNAASITVAVRVRPFTIREAAQLTRNEEGTVFLGDGSLAAAPPKLQRGGIRPVIKVVDDRCLVFDPPEDNPVHRFGRSVVPNGKKVKDQTFMFDRIFDDNATQNDVYEGTTKQLIDSVLDGYNATVFAYGATGCGKTHTITGTSQHPGIIFMTMQELFEKITERSQDKTTEITLSYLEIYNETIRDLLIPGGSKQGLMLREDSNQAVSVAGLTSHHPKNVQEVMDMIVQGNAWRTVSPTEANATSSRSHAVLQINVSQKDRNASVNEPHTMATLSIIDLAGSERASATKNRGERLLEGANINKSLLALGSCINALCDPRKRNHVPYRNSKLTRLLKFSLGGNCKTVMIVCVSPSSVHFDETQNTLRYANRAKNIQTKVTRNVFNVNRHVKDFLVKIDEQIALINELKAQQKDAEKTFYAKFRKQLEKRDAIAREGVQRLRVAYENSANDRRDRINNMKKLRAFERRISLLSAWVASFDTVCDQRGDEDAMPATLLAIRKTAQGIMVELEHSRHHIHQKLENTNWERAIDTALHHSIKQLPGGESDAAEIDTLSREAELLKANFGREASHEVLEMDKVGDAAMMQVLLTAQFDILASLEDTLAMNEEDAVAHAKQIINRLLEAGFSAASHVVKPDGAMIPVEKFSPRKQGTPKRKKAVVNNTTSPIRQPAFVPPTEPTPQPHASPIKLSPRRRKAAAPRSPRKGVSFTPVKRKSEAKRGVRWRDDETESGLADFEKTPKKFEATPEHTSPEKGLRMPALPSYLRTASPNPGNSGSDDSPTLELPESSSIPPAKPNRFQAGFLTKGRISSIGSGSPTVPIPTMSLPLGSSPSSDSGDQVAPLRALDVHRSSNLSPPAFRSRIARASPPPRTSLSGNVSADENNPPSPQGPSGSESESPSIDPRKIRSALHSMKKVRGEHRRVSSIGGTAASNARRISSVNSIGSNHRASASFSGPVASSTNGISRSRRASAERRLSPPMVCSPPDFRNDRAFTAGQARRMHLGGSLRLEGGSPQTPQHRMASADFKNRRITIGSLAATGKIEKGHAPRPSVAGWR; encoded by the exons ATGGTTGTCGATCCGAATGCCGCCTCCATCACGGTCGCAG TTCGAGTACGACCATTCACGATCCGAGAAGCAGCACAACT AACCCGCAATGAAGAAGGCACAGTCTTTCTCGGCGATGGCTCGCTTGCTGCCGCACCCCCAAAGCTTCAAAGAGGCGGTATCCGACCAGTAATCAAGGTCGTCGACGACAGATGCCT AGTCTTCGACCCTCCCGAGGACAACCCCGTCCACAGATTTGGAAGATCCGTGGTTCCCAACGGCAAGAAGGTCAAGGACCAGACCTTCATGTTTGACAGAATCTTCGACGACAATGCCACCCAGAACGACGTCTACGAAGGCACAACAAAACAGCTCATCGACAGCGTCCTCGACGGCTACAACGCAACAGTATTTGCCTACGGCGCAACTGGTTGCGGCAAAACACACACCATCACTGGCACATCACAACACCCCGGAATTATCTTTATGACAATGCAAGAACTCTTCGAGAAGATCACCGAGCGAAGCCAAGACAAGACCACCGAGATCACCCTCTCCTACCTCGAGATTTACAACGAGACCATTCGCGACCTGTTGATCCCCGGAGGCAGCAAGCAGGGATTGATGCTCCGCGAGGATTCCAACCAGGCCGTCTCTGTCGCCGGCCTGACAAGCCATCACCCCAAGAACGTGCAAGAGGTCATGGACATGATTGTGCAGGGTAATGCTTGGCGTACAGTCTCCCCGACAGAAGCCAACGCTACCTCATCTCGATCCCATGCAGTTCTGCAGATTAACGTCTCGCAAAAGGACCGCAATGCCTCCGTCAACGAACCCCACACCATGGCAACCCTCAGCATCATTGATCTTGCTGGCAGCGAGCGTGCTAGCGCCACCAAGAATCGAGGCGAACGTCTGCTTGAAGGCGCAAACATCAACAAGTCTCTTTTGGCCCTGGGGAGCTGTATCAATGCCTTGTGCGACCCTCGCAAGCGCAACCACGTACCATATCGCAACAGCAAACTCACACGACTCTTGAAATTCTCTCTCGGCGGCAACTGCAAGACTGTCATGATTGTCTGTGTCAGTCCTTCAAGTGTCCATTTTGACGAGACGCAAAACACCCTTCGATACGCGAACCGGGCAAAGAACATCCAGACCAAGGTGACTCGTAACGTCTTCAACGTCAACAGGCACGTCAAGGACTTTTTGGTCAAGATTGATGAGCAGATCGCTCTCATCAACGAGCTCAAGGCCCAGCAGAAGGATGCAGAGAAGACGTTTTACGCAAAGTTCCGCAAACAATTGGAGAAGCGCGATGCGATCGCTCGCGAGGGTGTGCAGCGTCTGCGTGTGGCGTACGAGAATTCGGCCAATGATAGACGGGACAGGATCAACAACATGAAGAAGTTGAGGGCCTTTGAGCGACGGATCAGCCTGCTTTCTGCCTGGGTCGCTTCTTTCGATACCGTCTGCGACCAACGAGGTGACGAGGACGCGATGCCCGCGACTCTTTTGGCCATTCGCAAAACCGCACAGGGCATCATGGTAGAGCTGGAACACAGCCGCCACCACATTCATCAAAAGCTGGAGAACACGAACTGGGAACGTGCTATTGATACCGCTCTCCACCACAGCATCAAGCAATTGCCCGGAGGCGAGTCCGATGCGGCTGAGATCGATACTTTGAGTCGAGAGGCTGAGCTGCTCAAGGCCAACTTTGGCAGAGAAGCTAGCCACGAGGTTCTCGAGATGGATAAGGTTGGCGATGCTGCCATGATGCAGGTTCTTCTGACGGCGCAATTCGACATCCTGGCGTCCCTCGAGGATACACTAGCGATGAACGAAGAGGATGCCGTTGCACACGCCAAGCAAATCATCAACCGACTACTAGAAGCTGGCTTCTCGGCCGCATCCCATGTTGTCAAGCCTGATGGTGCCATGATCCCCGTTGAGAAGTTCTCTCCCAGGAAACAGGGTACGCCCAAGCGTAAGAAGGCAGTCGTCAACAACACCACCTCTCCCATCCGCCAGCCAGCCTTTGTTCCTCCAACTGAGCCTACACCTCAGCCTCATGCGTCTCCCATCAAGTTGTCTCCACGCCGTAGAAAGGCGGCGGCTCCGAGGAGTCCCCGTAAGGGAGTCTCATTTACGCCGGTGAAGAGAAAGTCAGAAGCCAAGCGAGGCGTCCGTTGGAGGGATGATGAGACAGAGTCAGGATTGGCCGACTTTGAGAAGACGCCCAAGAAGTTTGAAGCAACGCCGGAGCACACATCACCAGAGAAGGGACTGAGAATGCCTGCTCTTCCCTCATACCTGAGGACAGCATCACCCAATCCGGGTAACTCGGGCTCTGACGACAGCCCGACTCTGGAACTCCCCGAGTCTTCATCCATCCCTCCTGCCAAACCCAATAGATTCCAGGCTGGCTTCCTGACCAAGGGCCGTATCTCGTCGATAGGTTCTGGATCACCAACAGTGCCAATCCCGACCATGTCTTTGCCTCTCGGCTCCTCTCCGTCATCAGACAGCGGAGATCAAGTTGCTCCGCTGCGCGCCCTGGACGTGCACCGTTCTTCGAACTTGTCGCCTCCGGCTTTCCGCTCTAGAATCGCGAGAGCCAGCCCTCCTCCGAGAACGTCACTCTCCGGCAATGTCTCTGCCGATGAAAACAACCCCCCTTCACCGCAGGGGCCGTCCGGATCAGAGTCAGAATCACCTAGCATTGACCCTAGAAAGATTCGATCGGCCTTGCACTCGATGAAGAAGGTCCGCGGCGAGCACCGACGCGTGTCGTCCATAGGAGGGACGGCGGCATCAAATGCAAGACGTATCTCGTCTGTGAACTCAATCGGCTCCAACCACCGCGCGTCGGCAAGCTTTTCCGGCCCTGTGGCTAGCAGCACGAACGGAATTTCTCGATCACGACGAGCCAGTGCAGAGCGAAGGCTCTCACCGCCCATGGTCTGCTCACCTCCTGACTTCAGGAACGATCGGGCATTCACGGCGGGGCAAGCAAGGCGCATGCACTTGGGAGGCAGCTTGAGGCTGGAAGGAGGAAGCCCGCAGACGCCTCAGCACCGAATGGCTAGCGCCGACTTCAAGAACCGTCGCATCACAATCGGGAGCCTGGCAGCGACCGGTAAGATCGAAAAGGGACATGCACCTAGGCCCAGCGTGGCAGGTTGGCGTTGA